The following are encoded in a window of Shewanella psychrotolerans genomic DNA:
- the hemC gene encoding hydroxymethylbilane synthase — protein MSQNVIRIATRKSPLAMWQAEFVKAELEKIHPGLVVELLPMSTKGDVILDTPLAKVGGKGLFVKELEVAMLEDLADIAVHSMKDVPVDFPEGLGLQVICEREDPRDAFVSNTYKTISELPQGAVVGTSSLRRQCQIRAARPDLEIRDLRGNVGTRLAKLDAGNYDAIILAAAGLKRLKLEARIASFISAEESLPANGQGAVGIECRTNDERVKALLAPLEHLETRYRVIAERAMNTRLEGGCQVPIGAYAEITGETLTLRGLVGNPDGSQIIEGTTTGAKTDAEALGIALAEELLAKGAKEILDAVYAK, from the coding sequence ATGTCTCAAAACGTTATTCGTATCGCTACACGTAAAAGTCCACTCGCAATGTGGCAAGCAGAATTTGTAAAAGCTGAACTAGAAAAGATTCATCCAGGGTTAGTCGTTGAATTGCTTCCAATGAGCACTAAAGGTGACGTGATCTTAGACACACCGCTAGCCAAAGTTGGTGGTAAAGGTTTATTCGTAAAAGAACTTGAAGTCGCCATGCTTGAAGATCTGGCGGATATCGCAGTTCACTCAATGAAAGATGTCCCTGTTGATTTTCCTGAAGGCTTGGGTCTGCAGGTAATCTGTGAGCGTGAAGACCCACGCGATGCTTTTGTATCAAATACATACAAAACAATCAGTGAGTTACCACAAGGTGCAGTAGTGGGAACATCGAGTTTACGTCGTCAGTGCCAAATTAGAGCCGCACGACCAGATCTAGAAATCCGTGACCTACGAGGCAATGTTGGCACCCGCCTAGCTAAACTGGATGCGGGCAACTATGATGCAATCATTCTTGCGGCAGCAGGACTTAAACGCCTAAAACTTGAGGCGCGGATAGCCAGCTTTATCTCCGCAGAAGAGTCATTACCAGCCAATGGGCAAGGCGCCGTTGGTATCGAGTGTCGCACCAATGATGAGCGTGTTAAAGCACTACTTGCACCGCTTGAACATCTCGAAACTCGCTACAGAGTTATCGCTGAACGCGCGATGAACACACGTTTAGAGGGTGGTTGTCAGGTACCAATTGGTGCTTATGCAGAAATCACTGGAGAGACGTTAACGCTTCGCGGATTAGTGGGCAACCCTGATGGTAGCCAGATTATCGAAGGTACCACCACTGGAGCTAAAACAGATGCTGAAGCCTTGGGTATCGCATTAGCTGAAGAATTACTCGCTAAAGGCGCTAAGGAGATCTTAGACGCTGTATACGCTAAGTAA
- a CDS encoding uroporphyrinogen-III synthase, giving the protein MKVLLTRPKGRNQSMCDALTERQIPFIVTPLLEVVATEDIDNTEAITAFNHAHIIIFISTNAVEYAAKALNNQFPTSAKYYAVGKATYLALNALGIEAMEAPAECQQTEGLLTLPSLQRLDGQNLTIVRGVGGRETLAQQLTARGANVSYWQVYQRACPALDKAIALNWQQQHIDTIVVTSGEVLSNLLTLVPKELFAWLHACHIIVPSSRVHEQAIQAGFTQVTNAQAANSNAVLIALGLSK; this is encoded by the coding sequence ATGAAAGTGTTACTGACGCGCCCTAAGGGGCGCAATCAGTCAATGTGCGATGCATTAACCGAGCGACAGATCCCATTTATTGTCACACCGTTGCTCGAAGTTGTCGCCACCGAAGACATTGACAACACCGAAGCTATAACCGCGTTTAATCACGCACACATCATTATATTCATAAGTACCAATGCAGTTGAATACGCAGCAAAAGCACTTAATAATCAATTTCCAACGTCAGCCAAATATTATGCTGTAGGTAAAGCAACCTACTTGGCCCTAAATGCATTGGGGATTGAGGCAATGGAAGCACCTGCTGAATGTCAGCAGACCGAAGGACTACTCACACTGCCCTCGCTACAGCGTCTTGATGGACAAAACCTTACCATAGTGCGAGGTGTCGGAGGACGGGAAACCCTTGCGCAACAACTAACGGCAAGAGGGGCTAATGTGAGCTATTGGCAAGTATATCAACGCGCATGCCCAGCCTTAGATAAGGCGATTGCACTCAATTGGCAACAACAGCATATTGATACGATTGTCGTCACCAGTGGCGAAGTTCTCTCTAATCTACTAACACTTGTACCTAAAGAACTATTTGCTTGGCTGCACGCTTGTCATATTATAGTGCCCAGCTCTCGTGTGCATGAACAAGCTATACAAGCGGGTTTTACACAAGTAACAAATGCTCAAGCAGCGAATAGCAATGCAGTACTTATAGCTTTAGGTTTATCCAAGTAA